The window ACGACGACACCCTGCGCGCCGCCATCCAGGCCGTGCTGCCCGGCACGCCGCTCGGCGAGCTCGACACCATCAAGGACCTGCCCGGCATGGTCGGCGCCGCCGCCGACACACTGCGCAAGGCCTGGCGCGCCGGCATCGACCTGCAGGCGCGCGCCGGCGACCACGCGCGGCTGGCGGCCATGGCCGCCCTGGAGCGCGCCGTGCTGGCCCAGCTGCCGCCGGGCATGCTCCATCCGCCCGCGCTGGCCGCCGCCGCCCAGGCGCGCCTGGCGCACGCCCCCGCGCTGCTCGGCCGCGTCGACGTCGACGGCCTGGCCGACCTGCCGCCCTGCTGGCGCCCGCTGCTGCTGGCGCTGGCCGCCGTGCTGCCGCTGCGCTGGCTGGCCGGGCCGCGCCCTGTGCCGGCATGGCTCGACGGCAGCGCGGTGGCGGTCGAGCGCAGCGCGCCCTGCGCGCCGGCGCGCAGCGTGGTCAGCGCCGCCACCGCGCAGCACGAGGCCATCGAAGCGATGCGCTGGGCGCGCGCGCTGCTGGCATCCGGGCAGGCGCGCCCGGAGGAGATCGCCATCGCCGCGGTGACGCCGGCCGACTATGACGACCACTTCCTCGCGCTGCGCTCCGACAGCGGGCTCGACCTGCACTTCGTGCATGGCGTGACGGTTGCTGCCAGCCGCGACGGCCAGGCCGCCGCCGCGCTGGCCGACGTCCTGCTGCGCGGCCTGAGCCAGGCGCGCCTGCGCCGCCTCGCCACCCTGTGCGCCGGTGGCGCGGGCCTGCTGGGCCAGCTGCCCGAGAACTGGACGCGGGCGCTGCCGGCCGACGCGCCGCTCAGCAGCGCCGCCGCCTGGACGCGGCTGCTGGACCGCCTCGGCACCACCGGCACCACCGACGCCACCGGCGCCACCGGCGCCACCGAGTGGCCGGAGGCCAAGGCACTCGGCGCCACGCTGCGCGCCGTGGTGGCGCTGCTGTCGCGCGGCCATGACGGCGCGGCCGAGGCCGGCGAGGCGCTGCTCGGCGGGCGCGCGCTCGCCATCTGGCGCCGCGCCCTGCTGGCCGGTCCGGCGGCAGCGCTCGACGTCACGCTGGCCGGGCTCAAGCAGGACGACGGCCTGGAGGCCTGCGTGTGCGCCGCCTGGATGCCCGCCAGCGCGCTGGCGTCGGCGCCGCGCCGCTTCGTGCGGCTGCTCGGCCTCAACTCCTCGCACTGGCCGCGCGGGCGCGCGGAAGACCGCCTGCTGTCCGAGCACATCGTGCCGGCGGCCGAGCTCGATCCGCTGCCCGTCGCCGCCGCCGACCGGCGCGACTTCGGCATCATCCTCGCCACCACCGAGAGCGAGGTGGTGCTGTCGCGCGCACGCCGCGACGGCGAGGGGCGCCTGCTGGGCCGCAGCCCGCTGCTGCACGGCCAGCCCGACGAAACCTATCTGCGCCGCAACGCGGCACCGGCACAGGCCTGCAGCGAGGGCGACCGCCTGCTGGCCCGCCCCGACGAATTCGCGCGGCTGCCGCAGGCCGAGGCCGCGCAGCGCTGCTGGCTCGACTGGCAGCGCACCGAGCTCACGCCGCACGACGGCCTGGTGCGCGCCGGCCATCCCGCGCTGGCCGCCGTGCTGGCGCGCCCGCAGTCGGCCAGCTCGCTCAGCCGCCTGCTGCGTAATCCGCTCGGCTACCTGTGGCAGTACGGTCTGGGCTGGCGCGCGCCGGAAGACGGCACGGAGCGGCTCACGCTCGATCCGCCCAGCCTGGGCAACCTGGTCCACCTGACACTGGACCTGGCCCTGCAGGCGCTGGAGGCACAGGGAACGCAGGGAACGCAGGGAACGGAGGAAGGGGGGCTGGCTGCCGCCAGCCCGCAGCGCATCGCCGCCGCCGTGCAGGCGGCCGCGGCCGAGGCCGCGCGGCAATGGGAGGCCGGCGAGGCCGTGCCGCCGGCGCTGATCTGGCGCCGCACCCTGGAAGACGTGCGCGCCATCAGCACCACCGCGCTGGCCGCCAGCCAGGGGCGGCTGCCCGCCGCGCGCGCCTTCGGTGAAGTCCCCTTCGGCGGCATGGCGCCCAAGACCGGCAGCGCCGTGCCCTGGGACCACCAGGCCAGCGTCGAGATCCCCGGCACCGGCCTGCGCATCCGCGGCTATATCGACCGCCTCGATATCTCCGGCGACGGCCGCCGCGCGCTGGTGCTCGACTACAAGACCGGCGCCGTCCCGGACACCGGCAGCGAGGGCAAGGAGAAGCCCTTCGTGCTCAACGGCGGCAAGGAACTGCAGCGCTGCCTGTACGCCTTCGCCGTGCGGGCCCTGCTGGGCGACGGCGTCGAGATCAGCGCCGCGCTGCTCTACCCGCGCGACGGCGTCGAGCTGGTGCTGGACGATCCGCAGGGCACGCTGGATACCGTGGTGGCCAGCCTGCGGGCCGCGCGCGACGCGCTGCTGGGCGGTGCCACCGTGATCGGCATCGACAGCGGCAGCGACTACGACGACCTGGGCTTCGCCCTGCCGGCCAATGCCAAGGCCGGCTACCTGCGGCGCAAGCTCGCCGCCGCCACCGCACGCCTGGGCGACGCCGCCCGCATCTGGGAAGCCGCATGATGACCACCGCCATGCCTGTCCTCCTCGACCAAGCCGCCCGCCGCACCGCCATCGCCGCGCATGAGCGCTCCCTGCTGGTGGAAGCCGGCGCGGGCTCCGGCAAGACTGCCGTGATGGCCGGCCGCATCGCGCTGCTGCTGGCGCGGGGCATCGCGCCCGCGCACATCGCCGCGGTGACCTTCACCGAGCTGGCGGCCAGCGAATTGCTGATCCGCGTGCGCGAGTTCGTCGCCGCGCTGGCCTCGGGCCAGGTGCCGGCCGAGATGCGCGCCGCGCTGCCCGCCGGTCCGGATGCCCGCCAGCTCGAACACCTGCAGGCCGCCAGCCACGCCATCGACGAGATGACGTGCTCCACCATCCACGGCTTCTGCCAGCGCCTGATCCGGCCCTATCCGGTGGAAGCCGGCATCGACCCCGGCGCCACGCTGATGGACCGCGACCAGGCCGACCTGGTCTACCGCGAACTGGCCGACGCCTGGCTGCGCGCGGCCCTCGCCGATGCCGGCGCAGCGGGAGCGGCCGACCCGCAGGGCGGCAGCCTGCTCGCCCAGCTGGCCTGGCGCGAGCCGGCGGCCACCGTAGCGCTGGCCGGCAAGGTGCTGGACCTGCTGCGCCAGCATCGCCAGGCCGGCGTGCGCGCGCCCGAGGCACTGGCGCCGCGGCTGGCGGCCTTCCGCGCCGCGGTGCAGGACTTCCAGGCCTTGCTGGCCGAGTGCGCAACGGTGGACGAAGCCGAGACCGCCGCCATCGTCGCGGGGTTTGCCGGGATGGCGCAGGCCATTCCCGCGCGCTGGGAAGGACACGGCAACGAGCACGCCGCCCAGCAACTGGCCGCGCTGGTGCTCACGCGGCCCGCCGCCGTGCTGCTGACGGCCAGCGGCGGCTTTGCCGCCTACAAGAAGAAGGGCAAGTGGAGCGCCGCCGCGCGCGCCGCCGGCCTGCGGGCTGCCGACGGCGAGGCCATGGCCCAGCGTGCCACCGCCTGCTATGCCGCCTGCCGCGATGCCTGGCTGGCGCTGCAGCAGCACACCGCCTCGTGGGTGCTGGCCGGCCTGGTCGAGGCCCTGCGCCCGGTCGCCGACCAGTTCCGCGACTACAAGCGCCAGGCCGGCCTGCTCGACTTCGATGACCTGATCCACGCCGCGCGCGACCTGCTGCGCGACCACGAGCCGGTGCGCCGCGCGCTGGCCGGGCGCTTCACCCACGTGCTGGTCGACGAGTTCCAGGACACCGACCCGCTGCAGTCCGAGATCTTCTGGCGCCTGTGCGGCGAGCCCGTCGCCGGTGGCGATGGCGGCGAGATCGGCGGCGACGGCGGCGACGGTGGCGACGGCGGCGACGGCGGCACGGACTGGCGCGCCTACCGCATCCGCCCGGGCGCGCTGTTCCTGGTGGGCGATCCCAAGCAGGCCATCTACCGCTTCCGCGGCGCCGACGTGGCCGCCTATGTGGAGGCGCGCACGGCCTTCGCGCGCCAGGACGGCGACAGCGTGCTCGCCATCGCCACCAACTTCCGCTCGCGCGCCACCATCCTCGACTGGGTCAACGCGCGCTTCGCCGACCTGCTGTCCGAGGCGCAGGGCCAGCCCGGCTTCACCGCCCTGCAGCCCTTCCATGCCGATGCCGGCGAGCGGCCCTGCGTGGCCGCGCTGGACGTGGCGGCCGCCGACGAGGACGGCGCCGCCAGCGCCGAGCAACAGCGCGACGCCGAGGCCGAAGCCGTGGCCGAGCTGTGCGCCCGCCTGATCGGCAGCGAGCCCGTCATCGACCGCCGCAGCGGCCAGGCCCGCCCCTGCCGCCCCGGCGACATCGCCCTGCTGGCCCCCACCGGCAGCGAACTGTGGCGCTACGAAGAAGCGCTGGAGCGGCGCGGCGTGCCGGTCGCCACGCAGGCCGGCAAGGGCCTGTACCGGCGCCAGGAGATCCAGGACCTGATCGCCGTCACGCGCGTGCTGGCCGACCCGCGCGACACGCTCGCGCTGGGCGCGCTGCTGCGCGGGCCGCTGGTCGGCCTGAGCGAGGAAGAGCTGCTCGATATCGTGTGGGCGCTGCCGCGCACCGACGAGGAGATCGCCGCCGGCAAGCTGGCCGCGCTCACCCTCCACCTCGAGGCGCAGGCCATCGCCCATCCGCTCGCACGCCACATCGTCGAGACCCTGCAGGCGCTGCGCCGCCGCGCCAACGCCACCACCCCGCACGCGCTGATCGCGCAGGCGGTCGAGGCGCTGCGCGTGCGCCCGCTGCTGCAGCAGCGCCACCGCGGCCAGGCCGAGCGCGCGCTGGCCAACGTCGACCTCTACCTCAATCTCTGCCGCGCCTACGCGGTGCGCGGCCTGCGCGCGCTGGCCCAGGCCATGACCGCCGCCTGGAGCGACGAAGCGCGCGCCCCGGAAGGCCGCCCCGATGCGCAGGAAGAGGCGGTGGCGCTCTACACCATGCACGCCGCCAAGGGCCTCGAATGGCCGGTGGTGGTGCCGATCAACACCATGACCCAGGTGAAGGCGGCCGACAGCACCGTGGTGGAGCGCCACACCGGCCATCTCTTCTGCCCCGTCTTCGGCACCGACCCGGTCGGCCTGGAAGCCGCGCGCCAGGCCGAGCAGGACGAGCTGCAGCGCGAGCGCCTGCGCCTCTGGTACGTGGCCGCCACCCGCGCGCGCGAACTGCTGGTGCTGCCGCGCCTGGACGTGCCGCCGCCGCGCAGCAACGCGTGGATCGCGCTGCCGCAGTTCCCGCTGCAGGCACTGCCCGCGCTCGACCTGTCCCACCTGCCTGCCGACCCCGGCGCTGGCGGCCTCGGCGCCGCCGAAACCGCCAGCGCGCAGACGCCCGAGGTCTTCGCGCAGCAGGCCGAAGCCATCGCCGCCGGCCGGCGCCGGCTCGCCTGGGTGGCCCCCAGCCGCGACGAAGGCGCCGGCACGCCGCTGCTGCGCCCGCTCGACACGGAGCGCATCGCCAGCAGCCTCGACGACGCGCCGTCCGCCGCCGCGTCCGATTGCGCGCAGGCGACGGCGCAGGCGACGGCACAGGACGAGCGGCAAGAGGCCAAGGTGCAAGAGGCCAAGGTGCAGGGCGGCCGCGAGCGCGGCCTGCTGATCCACAAGCTGCTCGAAGAAGTGCTGAACGGCGAAACCGCCGACGTCCCCGACACGCTCGCCGCGCGCGCCGCCGAGCTGATCGGCATGCTGGGCCTGCCGCCGTGCGCCGACCCCGCCCGGGGTCCCGCCGCCGAGGAGATCGCCGCCAGCGTCGCCCGCACCCTGGCCTTGCCCGAGGTCGCCGCGCTGCGGTCCGCGCTGGTACCCGAGTACACGCTGTACGCGGCCACCGCCTGGGACGACCAGGAAGAAGCCACCGCCGGCATCGCCGACGCCATCGCCTTCGGCGACGACGGCCGCCCGCAGGTGGTCATCGACTGGAAGAGCGACGTCGATCCCGCGCCGCAGACCGTCGAGCACTACCGCGCGCAGGTGCGGCAGTACCTGGCCATGAGCGGGGCGCGGCGGGGGCTCATCGTGATGGTGACGTCGGGACGGGTGATCGAGGTGGAGAGCTTCCGCGCATGACAAGCACACCACGCCAGAGCGCCAGCAGGAGAACACCATGCCCCAACTGATCGAACACATCGACGCCATCGCCCGCCGCAAGCAGCGTGACGTCCTCTATCTCTCCTTCTTCGACGACGACGCCGACTGGCGCCGGCCGGGCAACTGGCGGGCCAACCCCACGCGCGCCCAGGTCATCGACTGGCTGGATGCCAACGGCGTCGGCTGGTGCGAGTGCGGCGAGATCGCCAGCGAAACGGCCATGCGCAGCTATGGCGGCACGCTCTATCTCGACGTGCCCTTCGATCTCGCCGACCCGGCCTACCAGGCGCTGGCCGCCTTCCTCGAGCATCCCGACGGCACGCTGCGCCTGCCCGGCATGAAGTTCTGGGCGGTCTCGCTCGAAGTGGCGATGCGCAATGCGCACCATGACGAGCCGGGGTTCTGGGAGGCTTGGGCGGAGCGGTTCTGAGGGAGGTTGGACTTGGTGATGCGTTTGCCTGCACCGGGATCGCAGCGAGACATCGCAGCGATCGCCTGGTGGGTTGATCCGGGCCTGACAAGGCCGATTTTCCAAGAGGAGACAAGAAGATGAGTCAATGCCGATTCTGCGGTTCGCGCAGCTATGGCAGTGGTTGCACCTACAGTCCGCACAAGCGTCACGAACACAATGGCGACGAAAAAAAGTGCGAGTTCTGTGGATCGAGCAGCCATGGACGGGGTTGCACCTACAGCCCGACCAAAACACACCGCCATGGCAGTGGCAACAACAAGTGCCGCTGGTGCGGTTCCAGTGCCACCGGCTCGGGGTGCACCTACAGTCCGAGCCGGACACACGAACGCTGATCGCGCGGGACGGCGGGCAGGGTGCTTGCTACAGCCGCTCCACCAGGATCCCCGCCGCCCGCTCCGACAACACCAGCACCAGCTTCATCGTCGCCCGCGTGGCGCCGACGAAGAGCCGGCGCACGGCCTGGTCGTCCAGCGTTTCAAAGTCGACCTCGGCCAGCACCACGGCCGGTGCCGACTGGCCCTTGAAGCGGTGGACCGTCTCGGCCAGCACGTCGCCGTCGGAGTAGACCGGCCGGCCGTGCACGTCGTACTCGCCGGTGAAGGTGCGCAGCGTATGCGGGCCGAGCTGGTTGAAGCCCAGCAGGCGCGAGCTCTCTCGGCCGCGGTAGCTGAGCAGGGCCACGTCGCCCTTGCGGAAGCCCGCCGCGTAGCACTGGCGGATGCCGTCCTTCACGCATTCGCGCAGGGTGGCGTCGTCGCGGTAGACCAGGAATTCCACCTCGGCGGCCGCGAGCGGCGCGGCCGCCTCGATCTTCACCTCGGGCGGCACGATGGCCTGCAGCAGCTTCACCACCGGGCGCGGACTGCGGAAGTTGCTCTCGGCACGCAGCCGCACCCAGCCGGGCAGTTCCACCGGCGGCTGGCCGTACAGGTTCTGCAGCGGGTCTTCCAGCCACAGCACGCGGCCGTCGGGGCGGGCGTGGCGCAGCACCAGGTCGCGCCAGGCGGGAGCGAAGTCCTGGCCCTCGTCCACGATCACGCTGTCGAACAGGAAGGCCGGCGTCACCTCCCGTTCCGCGGCCGCGGCCACCAGTCGGCCGAAGGCATCCGGCTGCTGGAAGTCCGGCGTGATGCCGGCCGCGCGCAGCAACTGGTCGCACAGCATGTGGAAGGTGCCGACATGGCCGCCGGCCGGCGCGATGCGCGCGAAGTGGTCGGCCAGCGGGCGGTTGAAGCAGACATAGAGCGGGCGCTTGCCGGCCTCGATGGCGGCGCGGTACTCGGCCAGCGCCAGCTGCGTCTTGCCCGATCCCGCCGTGCCGGTCACGCGCAGGCGGAAGGGCTCCAGATCGAGCTGGCGCGCCCAGTGCGCCAGTCCGCCCGAGACGCGCGTGACCATGGCGCGCGCCTGGCCCACCAGGGCGCTGACGTCGGTCTCGAGCTGGATGATGTCGCACAGGAAGCGGTCCACGCGCGCCGCCAGCGCATCGTCCTCGCCCACCGGCAGCACCTGCTGGATCCACTGGCACAGCGCGTCGCGCCGCTGCGCATCGATGATGCGCTCGGGCGACAGCCCGGCCGTGGCCGGCGAGCGCACCACGTGGTCCGGGCAGTACAGCAGGTGCTCCAGCCGGATCGGCTGCGCCGGCAGCGCGCGCCCCAGCTTGCCGCGCAGGCCGTCCGCGGTGCGGCCCATCTGCACCGGCACCGACTTCAGCCTGCCGCCATAGTTCTTGGCCAGCCCCTCGTCGGTCTCGACCAGGTAGCCGCTCTTCTGCTCGATCAGCATCAGGTGGCCGGCGCGGTTCATCACCACGAAATCGATCTCGCCGTAGATGGCGTGGGCGCGCTCCACATTGGTCCAGTGCACCGCGTGGTAGACGGTGTAGCCGTCCGGCAGGCCCTTGGCCAGCACCGCCAGCGTATCGAGCTCTCGCTGCAGCGGACCGTCCGCTTCCATGGTCTCCCAGCCGTCGGGAACGACGCGTGCCATCTGGATTCTCCGTCTTGGTGAGGTGGCCGATGTAGCCGATGTAGCCGATGTGGATGATGTGGCGGGAGGATACCGCATGGCGCTGCAGGCAGCGCTCCCGCTCCATGTGCGATGCAATCGGCGAGGTCGATGCATCCGGCCAGGCGGTCCCCCTCGCATGGGGGGCTAAGGATGCGCGCATGCCTTCCGATATAGGGCTGCGCGGACAAAGCTCTTCCCGGCGGCGGCGGGGCCGGATACGCATGGGCGGCCGCGGCCGCAGCGAAGAGGAATGCAATGGACATATCGGCAATCACCACCGCATTGCCCGAGCGGCGCGACGACATCGCGCGCCTGCAACTGCTGTCAAGCAGCGGCCGGCTGCCGACGGTCGCCGTGCTGGGCAAGTACAACCACGGCAAAAGCACGCTGCTGAATGCCTTGATCGGCAACGAGGTCTTCAAGGTGTCCGACGTGCGCGAGACCGTGCGCGTGCAGGCTCACGAGAGCCAGGGCATCCGCTGGCTCGATACGCCGGGGCTCGGCGCCGACGTGGCCGGTGGTGACGACGCGCTCGCGCGCGAAGGCAATGCGCGAGAGGCGGATATCCGCCTGTTCATCCATGCCGCCGGCGAGGGCGAGCTGGATGCCGAGGAGCAGGCGTGCCTGGAGGCCCTGTGCGCGGACGACGAGTGCTCGTCCCGGCAGACTGTCGTGGTGCTCACCCGCATGGCGCAGGTCGACGAGGCCGACATGGCAGCGATCCTCGGCGCCTTGCGCCAGCAGACCGGCGACCTGCCCGTGTTTCCCGTGTCCGCATCGCGCTATACGCGCGGGACCCGCGAGAACAAGCCCTTGCTGGCGGGCCGCAGCGGCGTGCCGGAGCTGCTGGCCTTCCTGCGCGAATGCGCCGACGAGGTAACGGAGCGGCGCGAGCGCTCGCGCCGCGCGCTGGGTGAGCTGCTGCTCGAAGCTGTGCGGCAAAAGCGGGCGGCATGCGAGGCTGCGCGCGGGCGCCTGCGCAAGGACATGGCTTCGCGCCTGGCGGCGTTCAAGCACGACTACGTCGATATGCGCACCAGGCTTCGACGGGAACTCAAGGGAAACTGAATCATGCTGCCCTTTCTGGCTGCCGCGGCAGCCATCGCGGCCGTCACCGCCGCCGTCAAGCACTTCTCCAGCGATGACGACACGTCGCACTCGTCGTCCGGAGGTTCCCAGCGCGACGAAGACGGCGAGCGCCGAGCCGCGCAGCGCGCACTGGTGCGCCGCAATGCCACCGTGCAGTTGAACAGCCTGCTGGCACGCCACGGGCTGGATCCCGGCGACGCTGCCATCCAGCGCTTGGTCGAGCGCTTCGTGACACACAACGCCGCCAGCGAGGAGAATCCGTTCACCGACCACTTCGCTCGCACACCGCCGATGCGGGAGCTGGCGGCCCGCGTCGAAGCCGCCTCCCAGGAACTCGACACGTTCGATGCCGCCGAGCTGGCACTGCAACGCCTGCTGAACGGGGACGTCCGATGAGCGCGTTGGAAAAGGCCCGCACGCCGGAACGCGCTTTTCTCGATGCGCTCGCCAGCTTCGACGTGATCGCCCGGGACGTGGCGCCGCAGGTGGCGCGGCTGGAGCACTGGCGCAGCACGCTGCGGACCGCGCTGGAACTTGCACCGCCGCCGAAAGGCCTGAAGCCAGGCAGCGCGCTGGCCAGCCAGGCCGAGCACGTGCGCACCCTGCTGCGCGACAGCATGGCCCGCTGGGAAGAGGATCTCGCCCGGCGCGCCCCCATGCGTCAGCTGGCCGAGACCTTCGGCGACCGCGCGGTGCTGCTGGTATTCGGCAAGGTCAACGCCGGCAAGAGTTCGTTCTGCAATTACCTGGTCGACAGGTTCCGTGCGCTGGGCATGCCGGTCGAGGCCTTCGTGGTGCGCGATGGCGCGCTGGAGGCACTCGATCAGCCCTTCAGCGTCGGCGCCACGGAGACCACGGCGACCATCCAGGGCGTCCGCGTCGGCGAGCAACTGGTGCTGCTCGATTCGCCGGGCCTGCATTCGATCACCGCGGAGAACGGCGATCTGACACAGCGCTTCATCGACAGTGCCGATGGCGTGCTGTGGCTGACCAGCTCCACGTCGCCAGGCCAGGTGCAGGAGCTGGCGGAACTGAAGCGCCAGCTGGCGCAAGGCAAGCCCCTGCTGCCGGTGATCACCAAGAGCGATATCGACGACGAGGACGAGGTCGACGGACAGATCGTCATGCGTTGCATCAACAAGACTGCCGACAACCGCCACAGCCAGCAGGCAGATGTGTTGAAGCGGGCGCGCCAGTGCCTGGAGGCGGCGCAGCTGGACCCCGCGCTGGTGCGCGAGCCGGTGTCGCTGTCGGTGCAGATGGCGCGTCTGGACGATACCGCCGCCGGGCGCGCGGCGGCCGGCATCGATACGCTGTTCCGGGCCTTGCTCGAGATCGTCGCCCCCGCGAGCGGCTACAAGCGCACCAAGGCGGCCACGCTCGTCCTCAACCATCTCGAAGCGGATGTGCTGGCGCCGCTGGAGCGCGACATCCTGCCGCAACTGGCCAGGCTCGAAGATTCCGCGCACCAGGCGACCGCCCTGCTGGCCGAGCGCACGCCGCGCATCGCGTCGGCCGTGGTGGCGGAAGTGCTGGGCGGCCTGTCCGAGCTGCTGGAAGCGCACAAGGAGAGCCGCGACATCGATGCGCTCTATCGTGCGCTGTCGGCGCGCGGGCGCGACGCGGTCGAGCACCATGTGCGGAAGGAACTGGCCGACTATGCCGAGCAGCTGCGCGAGATCGCCCTCGACCTGAATGCCGACGGCGCGCAATACGATGAAGAGACCATCGAAGTGATGGTGCGCAGCGGCGGCGTCAAGAAGGCCGCCGTGGCCACCGGCGCGGGACTGATCGGCACGGTGCTGGGGACTCTTGCGGGCGGACCGCTCGGTGGCGTGATCGGCGGTGCCGTGGCAGGCTGGCTGGGCGACAAGGGCGGCGATCGCCTGCTGGAAACCCATCGCAAGACCATCCCGGTCGGCATCAGCTACGACCGGCTCTACGCCAGCCTGGAGCAGGAACTGCGCCGCGTGCTGCCCGATGCCGTCGCCACCTGCGTCGGCGAATGCCGCAAGGCCATCGGCTTCGTCGCAGCGGAGGCCCGCGGACTGGCGGCCATCGTCGACGCCAGCCGCAGCAATCTCGCCGTCATCAAGGAGGCTATCCGCCATGAGTCCGTTTGAAATCTACCAGGTGCTGCTGAACGACGCCGAACCACTCGCGGCACGCCATCTGGAGGGCGCGCCGGCCGTGATCGCCCGCCTACGCGCGGCCGTCGCCGAGAAGACCATCCACGTCATGCTGTTCGGCGCCTACAACGCCGGCAAGAGCACGCTCATCAATGCGCTGAGCGGCGCCATCGTTGCCAAGGTGGACGACGTGCCGACCACGGCCGCGGTGCAGCCCTATCCGTGGAACGGCCATGTCCTGCTCGACACGCCGGGAATCAATGCACCGATCGAGCATGAGACCGTCACGCTGGACGAAATGCGCGAGCAGGCCCACCTGGTGCTCTTCGTGCTGCGCCAGGAAGACCAGGATGCGCAGGACATCGTCGAGCGCCTGCTCGACATCATCGAAAGCGGGCATCCGCTCTTCGTGCTGCTGAACTACCGGGGCGAAGCGGACATTGCCGCGCTGATCGAGCGCTTCGCCGCAACGCTGGCGCGCGCCGGTGCGGCGCGCGGCATTCCGGAGGCAATGCTGGCCGCCGTGCCGGTGCTGATGATGAACCTCCGTTCGGCCGAGCGTGGCCGTGTCGATGGCAAGCCGCTGCTGCTCGAGCACGCGCGCTACGACATGTTCATCGACCGCTTCGCGCAATGGCTGGGTGAGTACGAGGACGAGCACAAGCGGTTGGCGGGCACGCACGCGCTGATCACGCGCGAGCTGCTCGATCCGGTGCGGGCGGCGCTCGGCAACGGTCGCGCGGGCGGCGCGGATGGCAAGGCCGAGTTGCTCGCCGCGCAACTAGCGCACCTGCGGCGCGACCACAACGTGCTGCGGCTGGCCGCCACCAGCCGGCTGCGGCGAGAGCTCCAGCAGAGCCGCGCCGCGCTCGGCGTCGCGCTCGATGAAGCGGGTTCGGAGGCCGAGCTCACGGCAAAGGCATCGACACTGGTCGGGGAGCTGGCCGAGACCATGCGGAAATGGCTGGAGCTTGAACTCGCCTCGCAGCACAAGGCGCGCATCGATGCGGCGCTGGGCGACAACGTGCTGGACGCCACCCAGTTCCAGTCGCTCGACGAGAAGTCCTGGGGGCGCCTGGTCGGCCCCGCGCTGGAGCAGCTCAAGAACGTCGACAGCGGCCATATCAAGCAACTGCTGATGTGGGGGCGCCAGCTGAAGATCCCCGGCCTCAAGGGTCGCTGGGAGAAGACGTTCGACAAATGGGCAGGCCGTGCCGGCCCGGCCATCAGTGTGGTGGTCGCACTCGGCCAGATG of the Cupriavidus malaysiensis genome contains:
- a CDS encoding GTPase domain-containing protein, translated to MSPFEIYQVLLNDAEPLAARHLEGAPAVIARLRAAVAEKTIHVMLFGAYNAGKSTLINALSGAIVAKVDDVPTTAAVQPYPWNGHVLLDTPGINAPIEHETVTLDEMREQAHLVLFVLRQEDQDAQDIVERLLDIIESGHPLFVLLNYRGEADIAALIERFAATLARAGAARGIPEAMLAAVPVLMMNLRSAERGRVDGKPLLLEHARYDMFIDRFAQWLGEYEDEHKRLAGTHALITRELLDPVRAALGNGRAGGADGKAELLAAQLAHLRRDHNVLRLAATSRLRRELQQSRAALGVALDEAGSEAELTAKASTLVGELAETMRKWLELELASQHKARIDAALGDNVLDATQFQSLDEKSWGRLVGPALEQLKNVDSGHIKQLLMWGRQLKIPGLKGRWEKTFDKWAGRAGPAISVVVALGQMGLAEMEERRENERARARAIQRSQCLDQISADIFAGLQASLYEAIDGIFAQQAQPVEADLKTAEAEASALERDRVRWAAIADGFAAARF
- a CDS encoding dynamin family protein, with the protein product MSALEKARTPERAFLDALASFDVIARDVAPQVARLEHWRSTLRTALELAPPPKGLKPGSALASQAEHVRTLLRDSMARWEEDLARRAPMRQLAETFGDRAVLLVFGKVNAGKSSFCNYLVDRFRALGMPVEAFVVRDGALEALDQPFSVGATETTATIQGVRVGEQLVLLDSPGLHSITAENGDLTQRFIDSADGVLWLTSSTSPGQVQELAELKRQLAQGKPLLPVITKSDIDDEDEVDGQIVMRCINKTADNRHSQQADVLKRARQCLEAAQLDPALVREPVSLSVQMARLDDTAAGRAAAGIDTLFRALLEIVAPASGYKRTKAATLVLNHLEADVLAPLERDILPQLARLEDSAHQATALLAERTPRIASAVVAEVLGGLSELLEAHKESRDIDALYRALSARGRDAVEHHVRKELADYAEQLREIALDLNADGAQYDEETIEVMVRSGGVKKAAVATGAGLIGTVLGTLAGGPLGGVIGGAVAGWLGDKGGDRLLETHRKTIPVGISYDRLYASLEQELRRVLPDAVATCVGECRKAIGFVAAEARGLAAIVDASRSNLAVIKEAIRHESV
- a CDS encoding GTPase; translation: MDISAITTALPERRDDIARLQLLSSSGRLPTVAVLGKYNHGKSTLLNALIGNEVFKVSDVRETVRVQAHESQGIRWLDTPGLGADVAGGDDALAREGNAREADIRLFIHAAGEGELDAEEQACLEALCADDECSSRQTVVVLTRMAQVDEADMAAILGALRQQTGDLPVFPVSASRYTRGTRENKPLLAGRSGVPELLAFLRECADEVTERRERSRRALGELLLEAVRQKRAACEAARGRLRKDMASRLAAFKHDYVDMRTRLRRELKGN